One Lacunisphaera limnophila DNA window includes the following coding sequences:
- a CDS encoding protein tyrosine phosphatase, with the protein MPKPGHILVVCTGNICRSPMGQGLLAHALLAQPEPLRSLKVISAGVAAHTGEPISENSVVALRKVGIDISHLHSQGLTQKMLDDALVVFGMTESHRSIIRSRARPAPTHLHLFREFLPAPAAHEIGDPYGGPLRLYESCRDEMVEAVPSIIEFLKRLTAKT; encoded by the coding sequence ATGCCCAAACCCGGCCACATCCTCGTCGTCTGCACTGGCAACATCTGCCGCAGCCCGATGGGCCAGGGTCTGCTCGCCCACGCGCTCCTGGCCCAGCCCGAACCCCTGCGCAGCCTCAAGGTCATCTCCGCCGGCGTCGCCGCCCACACCGGCGAGCCCATTTCCGAGAACTCCGTCGTCGCCCTCCGCAAGGTCGGCATCGATATCAGCCACCTGCACAGCCAGGGACTCACCCAGAAGATGCTCGACGACGCCCTCGTCGTCTTCGGCATGACCGAATCCCACCGCAGCATCATCCGCTCCCGCGCCCGCCCGGCCCCGACCCACCTCCACCTCTTCCGCGAATTCCTGCCCGCCCCTGCGGCCCACGAGATCGGCGACCCCTACGGCGGCCCCCTGCGGCTCTACGAATCCTGCCGCGATGAGATGGTCGAGGCGGTGCCGTCGATCATCGAGTTCCTTAAGCGGCTCACGGCCAAGACGTGA
- the purD gene encoding phosphoribosylamine--glycine ligase produces the protein MANPLPSSVLIVGSGGREHALAKSLALSPAKPRLLCAPGNAGIAADATCFPVAADNIPGLVELAQREKVDFVVVGPEVPLSLGLVDALMQAGIPAYGPKADGARLEASKVFTKQILLKYNIPTAPAGIFTAIEPALAYLQKRGAPIVIKADGLAAGKGVIVAQTLAEAEAAVRDMLAGNKFGSAGSQILIEDCMFGDETSILVVVSGRDYVILPVSQDHKRIGDGDTGPNTGGMGTYSPAEVVTPELLARIDREIVKPSVDAIAAEGMDFRGTLFIGIMLTADGPSVLEYNTRFGDPETQVVLPRITSDFLALLWAAARGELRGMEIEVRPDAALCVVVAAKGYPDNYPKGDVITFPAMLPPQTTIIHAGTTKNAAGQIVMNGGRVLGVTALAPTLREAADRAYTACDQIQCVAKYYRRDIGARQLTRP, from the coding sequence GTGGCTAATCCTCTTCCCTCCTCCGTCCTCATCGTCGGCTCCGGCGGCCGCGAGCATGCCCTCGCCAAATCTCTTGCCCTTTCGCCGGCGAAGCCGCGCCTCCTCTGCGCCCCCGGCAACGCCGGCATCGCCGCCGATGCCACCTGCTTTCCCGTCGCCGCCGACAACATCCCCGGCCTGGTTGAACTCGCGCAGCGTGAAAAAGTGGACTTCGTCGTCGTCGGCCCCGAGGTCCCGCTCTCGCTGGGTCTCGTCGACGCCCTCATGCAAGCCGGCATTCCCGCCTACGGCCCCAAGGCCGACGGCGCCCGCCTCGAGGCCTCCAAGGTCTTCACCAAGCAGATCCTGCTGAAGTATAACATCCCCACCGCCCCCGCCGGCATCTTCACCGCGATCGAGCCCGCCCTCGCCTACCTCCAAAAACGCGGCGCCCCGATCGTCATCAAGGCCGACGGCCTCGCCGCCGGCAAAGGCGTCATCGTCGCCCAGACCCTCGCCGAGGCCGAGGCCGCCGTGCGCGACATGCTCGCGGGCAACAAATTCGGCTCCGCCGGCAGCCAGATTCTCATCGAGGACTGCATGTTCGGCGACGAGACCTCGATCCTCGTCGTCGTGTCCGGCCGCGACTACGTCATTCTCCCCGTCTCGCAGGACCACAAGCGCATCGGCGACGGCGACACTGGTCCCAACACCGGCGGCATGGGCACCTACTCGCCCGCCGAGGTGGTCACGCCCGAACTCCTCGCCCGCATCGATCGCGAGATCGTGAAACCCTCCGTCGACGCCATCGCCGCCGAGGGCATGGACTTCCGCGGCACCCTCTTCATCGGCATCATGCTCACCGCGGACGGCCCGAGCGTGCTGGAATACAACACCCGCTTCGGCGACCCCGAAACCCAGGTCGTGCTCCCCCGCATCACCAGCGATTTTCTCGCCCTGCTCTGGGCGGCCGCCCGCGGCGAACTGCGCGGCATGGAGATCGAGGTGCGCCCCGACGCCGCCCTCTGCGTCGTCGTCGCCGCCAAAGGCTACCCGGATAATTACCCGAAGGGAGACGTGATCACCTTCCCGGCCATGCTTCCCCCGCAAACCACGATCATCCACGCCGGCACGACCAAAAACGCCGCCGGCCAGATCGTGATGAATGGAGGCCGCGTGCTCGGCGTCACCGCCCTCGCCCCGACCCTCCGCGAGGCCGCCGACCGCGCCTACACCGCCTGCGACCAGATCCAGTGCGTGGCCAAATACTACCGCCGCGACATCGGCGCCCGGCAGCTGACCCGCCCATGA
- a CDS encoding RNA polymerase sigma factor — MSPDLELLQRYARHRDERAFRALVEQHLALVYSAALRRTGGRAPLAEEISQKVFADLARKAGSLYRHPALAAWLHRSTRYAAIDAIRAEARRQKLQETIATMPEDHAEKTESVEWAQLRPVLDEAMDQLKESDRAVMFLRYFDGLSFGEVGERLGLSENAARMRAERALDKLRHQLGRRGVTSTAGALGLLIANRAVAATPEGLASSVAGAALSQAAEATGIVSVLVGSRVIAWSALTIAVAGTGFAGWRWAGPGRHSGAMPEMAIAADGFAATALDVYRIMALVHPTGGDRPAAGTSATPVVPADNGLAAARAVMLNFAEASRARDVPRLAQLLTFDAKGAEVARGILAKIPPALREQLRTPEELFAFFYATDTLLSPVPPAKFLETFIATEMKPGRAAVHRPGTAPRGLEFVLTDEGWKHEIPTSYLTILANRILSNETLAKLNALPEIRGHAATTGPVQTGTARAALASYAAACNRGDIPAVTAMLHFDPGARVKALAFMDSLPPAMKGKWRSPEELAADLFVDGAVGNPFPTDVVLATATEKTAGDRRVILLLPDATRDRFEFEQTDAGWKYVVTEAMVDGYLQRLAAGAARP, encoded by the coding sequence ATGTCACCCGACCTCGAACTTCTGCAGCGCTACGCGCGGCACCGGGACGAACGCGCTTTTCGCGCCCTCGTCGAGCAGCACCTGGCCTTGGTCTATTCCGCCGCCCTTCGTCGCACGGGCGGCCGGGCCCCGCTGGCGGAGGAGATCAGCCAGAAGGTATTCGCCGACCTGGCCCGCAAGGCCGGATCGCTGTACCGCCATCCGGCCCTGGCCGCCTGGCTGCACCGCAGCACCCGCTATGCGGCCATCGACGCTATCCGCGCCGAGGCCCGCCGTCAAAAACTGCAGGAAACCATTGCAACCATGCCGGAAGATCACGCAGAAAAAACCGAATCGGTGGAATGGGCGCAATTGCGTCCCGTGCTGGACGAGGCGATGGACCAGCTGAAGGAGTCGGACCGGGCCGTGATGTTCCTGCGCTATTTCGACGGGCTGAGCTTCGGGGAGGTGGGGGAACGGCTGGGGCTTTCGGAAAATGCCGCGCGCATGCGGGCCGAGCGGGCGCTCGACAAGCTGCGGCACCAACTGGGCCGGCGCGGCGTGACCTCGACCGCCGGGGCGCTCGGGCTGTTGATCGCCAACCGGGCGGTAGCAGCCACCCCGGAGGGGCTGGCAAGTAGTGTGGCGGGGGCGGCGCTGAGCCAGGCGGCGGAGGCGACCGGTATTGTGTCGGTGCTCGTGGGCAGTCGCGTCATCGCATGGAGCGCGCTGACCATCGCCGTGGCGGGGACTGGCTTCGCAGGCTGGCGCTGGGCGGGCCCCGGGCGGCACAGCGGGGCAATGCCGGAGATGGCGATCGCGGCTGACGGCTTTGCGGCCACGGCCTTGGACGTCTACCGGATCATGGCGCTGGTGCACCCGACCGGGGGTGACCGGCCGGCGGCTGGAACTTCGGCCACGCCGGTCGTTCCGGCGGACAACGGCCTGGCCGCCGCACGCGCAGTCATGCTGAATTTCGCCGAGGCGTCCCGCGCCCGGGATGTCCCGCGGCTGGCGCAGCTGCTTACCTTCGACGCCAAGGGCGCCGAGGTGGCGCGCGGGATCCTGGCGAAGATCCCGCCGGCGCTGCGGGAGCAATTGCGCACGCCGGAAGAGCTGTTCGCGTTCTTCTACGCCACCGACACGCTGCTTTCGCCCGTGCCACCGGCCAAGTTCCTAGAGACCTTTATCGCGACGGAAATGAAGCCGGGGCGCGCCGCCGTGCACCGGCCCGGGACGGCGCCGCGCGGCCTGGAGTTTGTCCTGACGGACGAAGGCTGGAAGCATGAGATCCCCACCTCCTACCTCACGATTCTGGCAAACCGCATCCTGAGCAACGAAACGCTGGCGAAACTAAACGCCCTCCCCGAGATCCGCGGCCACGCGGCCACGACCGGACCGGTCCAGACGGGGACCGCCCGGGCGGCGCTGGCCAGCTATGCGGCGGCGTGCAACCGGGGCGATATCCCGGCGGTGACCGCGATGCTACATTTCGATCCGGGCGCGCGGGTGAAGGCGCTCGCCTTCATGGATTCGCTGCCCCCGGCAATGAAGGGCAAATGGCGCAGTCCGGAGGAGCTGGCGGCGGACTTGTTCGTCGACGGCGCGGTCGGCAATCCCTTCCCAACGGACGTGGTCCTCGCGACCGCGACCGAGAAAACGGCGGGTGACCGCCGGGTAATCCTGCTGCTGCCGGATGCGACCCGGGACCGCTTTGAATTCGAGCAGACCGATGCCGGGTGGAAGTACGTCGTCACCGAGGCCATGGTGGACGGCTATCTTCAGCGCCTGGCCGCGGGGGCCGCCCGCCCCTGA
- a CDS encoding LOG family protein translates to MNENQFWHSTDGQILTVRAKSPDRVTLAVAFWPRQPAEMEFLRTHLASLRFTERSSLARIGIEMVTVGTPAIDGNRLLLTIEAFLYDASFPNAGYWQKLLRPGVPVGRLFHAPAAAKLSATEVWTAIRENQLKLPNTLSIDSSGRVFFTPHPVSYTLNPRLIRVNFEHIASGYAGRSFLDKVQVRHDASPLTIPPHSGVLTSCSMYLREHFVVLSPGEGNFGLHTSAILLDPVKTSGTNIMLEIYNTGEQPVVNPMVSVDIFRAPPPEDPEFKTLAKKRQRLLATAKTLYKCLDASPAVDHTEARPRTKISVRGQSATMENRSLLVRAGDEDLKKLLAQDACPIGARTMIQALDAHTPEADTLIVDYFPDLLEHTELVTRLGDIRLKRIIFRKASRTHGYFLSSNAHARLDTFHSLGIPVYWYDEMTKELYLNTYRRDHGFFVREEMARKFQEATILAFYGSAVGLDQADTDRISALVHQLTAFMGSNLGVLTGGGGGVMRLATEQARDKGALTGACFLELEAQPPELGVDFFNTFQENSRHFRQKWFEAADFCIFNVGGVGTLEEIGIELCNLKLGIRPRVPYVFFNAKFWGNLRKQVEEMINQKRSPAWMRDYILFTDDPAEVIAFYRKTLKVL, encoded by the coding sequence ATGAACGAAAACCAATTCTGGCACAGCACCGACGGCCAGATCCTCACCGTCCGCGCCAAGAGCCCCGATCGCGTCACCCTCGCGGTGGCCTTCTGGCCGCGCCAACCGGCCGAGATGGAGTTCCTCCGCACCCACCTCGCCTCCCTCCGCTTCACCGAACGCAGCTCGCTCGCCCGCATCGGCATCGAGATGGTCACGGTCGGCACCCCCGCCATCGACGGCAACCGCCTCCTCCTCACCATCGAGGCCTTCCTCTACGACGCCAGCTTCCCCAACGCGGGCTACTGGCAGAAACTCCTGCGCCCCGGCGTCCCGGTCGGCCGCCTCTTCCACGCCCCCGCCGCCGCCAAGCTCTCCGCCACCGAGGTCTGGACCGCCATCCGCGAGAACCAGCTCAAGCTCCCGAACACCCTCTCCATCGACAGCTCCGGCCGCGTCTTCTTCACGCCCCACCCGGTCAGCTACACCCTCAATCCCCGCCTCATCCGGGTGAACTTCGAGCACATCGCGTCGGGCTACGCCGGCCGCTCCTTCCTCGACAAGGTCCAGGTCCGCCACGACGCCTCGCCGCTGACCATCCCGCCCCACTCCGGCGTGCTCACCAGCTGCTCCATGTACCTCCGCGAGCACTTCGTCGTGCTCAGCCCCGGCGAGGGCAACTTCGGCCTCCACACCTCCGCCATCCTCCTCGACCCCGTCAAGACCTCCGGCACCAACATCATGCTCGAGATCTACAACACCGGCGAACAGCCCGTGGTGAACCCCATGGTCTCGGTCGACATTTTCCGCGCCCCGCCGCCCGAGGACCCCGAGTTCAAGACCCTCGCGAAAAAACGCCAGCGCCTCCTCGCCACCGCGAAAACCCTCTACAAGTGCCTCGATGCCTCCCCCGCCGTCGACCACACCGAGGCCCGCCCGCGCACCAAGATCTCCGTCCGCGGCCAGTCCGCCACGATGGAAAATCGCTCCCTCCTCGTCCGCGCTGGCGACGAGGACCTCAAGAAACTCCTCGCCCAGGACGCCTGCCCCATCGGCGCCCGCACCATGATCCAGGCCCTCGACGCCCATACGCCCGAGGCCGACACCCTCATCGTCGACTACTTCCCCGACCTGCTCGAGCACACCGAACTCGTCACGCGCCTCGGCGACATCCGGCTCAAGCGGATCATCTTTCGCAAGGCCTCGCGCACCCACGGCTACTTCCTCTCGAGCAACGCCCACGCCCGTCTCGACACCTTCCACTCCCTCGGCATCCCCGTCTACTGGTACGATGAGATGACCAAGGAACTCTACCTGAACACCTACCGCCGCGACCACGGCTTCTTCGTGCGCGAGGAGATGGCCCGCAAGTTCCAGGAAGCCACGATCCTTGCCTTCTACGGCTCCGCCGTCGGCCTCGACCAGGCCGACACCGACCGCATCTCCGCCCTCGTGCACCAGCTCACCGCCTTCATGGGCTCCAACCTCGGCGTGCTCACCGGCGGCGGCGGTGGCGTCATGCGCCTCGCCACCGAGCAGGCCCGCGACAAGGGCGCCCTCACCGGCGCCTGCTTCCTCGAACTCGAGGCCCAGCCGCCCGAGCTCGGCGTGGATTTCTTCAACACCTTCCAGGAAAACTCCCGCCACTTCCGCCAAAAATGGTTCGAGGCGGCGGACTTTTGCATCTTCAACGTCGGCGGTGTCGGCACTCTGGAAGAGATCGGCATCGAGCTCTGCAACCTCAAGCTCGGTATCCGCCCGCGCGTCCCCTACGTGTTCTTCAACGCGAAGTTCTGGGGCAACCTGCGGAAGCAGGTCGAGGAGATGATCAACCAGAAGCGCTCCCCCGCCTGGATGCGCGACTACATCCTCTTCACCGACGACCCCGCCGAGGTCATCGCCTTCTACCGCAAGACGCTGAAGGTGCTGTAA